The following proteins come from a genomic window of Mammaliicoccus sp. Marseille-Q6498:
- a CDS encoding zinc ribbon domain-containing protein YjdM, with protein MTSTLPNCPQCDSEYTYEDGVMLVCPMCAHEWTANSEDSTEEEAVIKDVNGVVLNDGDTVTVVKDLKVKGSSNSIKQGTKVKGIRLVDPEDGHDIDCKIPGFGQIGLKSSVVKKVNK; from the coding sequence ATGACATCTACATTACCAAATTGCCCACAATGTGACTCGGAGTATACTTACGAGGATGGCGTTATGCTCGTTTGCCCAATGTGTGCGCACGAATGGACGGCTAATTCTGAGGATTCAACAGAAGAAGAAGCGGTTATTAAAGATGTGAACGGCGTTGTATTAAATGATGGTGACACTGTTACAGTTGTTAAAGATTTAAAAGTAAAAGGATCTTCAAACTCTATTAAGCAAGGTACTAAAGTAAAAGGTATTCGATTAGTTGACCCAGAAGACGGACACGATATCGATTGTAAAATACCAGGCTTTGGACAAATTGGATTGAAATCGTCAGTAGTTAAAAAAGTAAATAAATAA
- a CDS encoding PTS sugar transporter subunit IIB, whose amino-acid sequence MKNILLACSAGMSTSLLVSKMEEAAETKDIQVNIKALSSDNAFHALGEYDVLLIGPQMRFMKKKFVKAAEEQGLQIPIETIDSVSYGRIDGDGVLKQALSLLGE is encoded by the coding sequence ATGAAAAATATTTTATTAGCATGTTCAGCAGGGATGTCTACAAGTCTTTTAGTATCAAAAATGGAAGAGGCAGCCGAAACAAAAGACATACAAGTTAATATTAAAGCTTTGTCGAGTGACAATGCGTTTCATGCTTTAGGTGAATACGATGTGTTGCTAATAGGGCCACAAATGAGATTTATGAAGAAAAAATTTGTAAAAGCAGCAGAAGAACAAGGGCTTCAAATACCAATTGAAACAATCGACTCAGTGAGTTATGGAAGAATCGATGGCGATGGTGTATTAAAACAAGCTTTATCATTACTCGGGGAATAG
- a CDS encoding putative holin-like toxin — MLQIMIGFGIFILTFISVVISIINLSQKK; from the coding sequence ATGCTACAAATCATGATTGGTTTCGGTATTTTTATACTAACCTTTATAAGCGTAGTCATTTCTATTATAAATTTGAGTCAAAAAAAATAA
- a CDS encoding putative holin-like toxin, translated as MIGFGVFTLTFISVVISLINLSQKK; from the coding sequence ATGATTGGGTTCGGTGTTTTTACACTAACCTTTATAAGCGTAGTCATTTCTCTTATAAATTTGAGTCAAAAAAAATAG
- the arsC gene encoding arsenate reductase (thioredoxin) — MKTIYFICTGNSCRSQMAEGWGKQILGEEWQVYSAGIETHGVNPKAIEAMKEVDIDISNHTSDLIDSNIVNQSDLVVTLCSHADNNCPILPPTVKKEHWGFDDPAGKEWSEFQRVRDEIGERIKEFKKSESLA, encoded by the coding sequence ATGAAAACAATTTATTTTATATGTACAGGTAACTCTTGTAGAAGTCAGATGGCTGAAGGATGGGGAAAACAAATACTTGGCGAAGAATGGCAAGTATATTCAGCAGGCATTGAAACACATGGAGTGAATCCTAAAGCAATAGAAGCTATGAAAGAAGTAGATATTGATATCTCTAATCATACATCAGACTTAATAGATTCAAATATTGTTAACCAATCAGACTTAGTCGTAACATTATGTAGCCATGCAGACAACAACTGTCCAATCCTGCCACCAACAGTAAAAAAAGAACATTGGGGATTTGACGATCCAGCCGGTAAAGAATGGTCAGAATTCCAGAGAGTTAGAGACGAAATCGGAGAAAGAATAAAAGAATTTAAAAAATCTGAAAGCCTCGCGTAA
- a CDS encoding glycoside hydrolase family 1 protein, with protein sequence MTKYVFPKDFWWGSAASATQTEGTETMKDQTIWDKWFEEQPNRFFDGVGSLQTSDFYHKFKEDIKLMKETGHNSFRFSISWTRLINQDTNTINEEAVQFYNDVINELKENHIEPFVNLYHFDMPYKKQQQGGFESLEVVDHYVDYAKKCFELFGDRVKYWFTFNEPIVPVEGGYLYDFHYPNIIDAKRGFQVAFNTVLANAKAIQAYKENGHDGKIGIVLNLTPSYPRSQNEADLKAAEVADLFFNRSFLDPVTKGVYPKALVDILKSHELLPKYSEDDLKIINQYTVDLLGVNYYQPRRVKARDTVPNPNSPFFPEYYFDNYEMPGRKMNPYRGWEIYPKGIYDIMINLKDNYDNIESFISENGMGVENESRFIEDGQINDTYRIDFVKSHLVWLNRAISEGANCKGYHMWTFMDNWSWMNAYKNRYGFVSVDINTMERTIKQSGKWFKEVASSNTLYD encoded by the coding sequence ATGACGAAATATGTATTTCCAAAAGACTTTTGGTGGGGAAGTGCAGCTAGTGCGACACAAACTGAAGGTACAGAAACTATGAAAGACCAAACGATTTGGGATAAATGGTTTGAAGAACAACCTAATCGATTTTTTGACGGAGTGGGTTCTCTTCAGACATCTGATTTTTATCATAAATTTAAAGAAGATATTAAATTAATGAAAGAAACTGGTCATAATTCATTTCGCTTTTCTATATCTTGGACGAGACTGATCAATCAAGATACGAATACCATTAATGAAGAAGCGGTTCAATTTTACAATGATGTGATAAATGAATTGAAAGAAAATCATATCGAACCTTTTGTGAATTTGTATCACTTTGACATGCCTTATAAAAAGCAACAACAAGGCGGTTTTGAATCTTTAGAAGTAGTAGATCATTATGTTGATTACGCAAAGAAATGTTTCGAATTATTTGGTGATCGAGTTAAGTATTGGTTCACTTTCAACGAACCAATTGTACCAGTTGAAGGTGGCTACTTGTATGATTTTCATTATCCTAACATTATTGATGCTAAAAGAGGATTTCAAGTAGCTTTTAATACGGTACTTGCCAATGCAAAAGCCATTCAAGCATACAAAGAAAATGGTCATGACGGAAAAATAGGTATAGTATTAAACTTAACGCCATCTTATCCTAGAAGCCAAAATGAAGCTGATCTCAAAGCTGCTGAAGTAGCAGATTTATTCTTTAATAGAAGTTTCTTGGATCCAGTTACAAAAGGGGTATATCCTAAAGCATTAGTAGATATTTTAAAATCACATGAATTGTTACCAAAATATTCGGAAGACGATTTAAAGATAATAAATCAATATACGGTGGATTTACTAGGCGTGAATTATTATCAACCAAGACGTGTTAAAGCAAGAGACACGGTTCCTAATCCAAATTCTCCATTCTTCCCAGAGTACTATTTTGATAATTACGAAATGCCAGGCCGTAAAATGAATCCGTATCGTGGTTGGGAAATTTACCCTAAAGGTATATACGATATTATGATTAACTTAAAAGACAACTATGACAATATAGAAAGTTTCATTTCTGAAAATGGCATGGGTGTAGAAAATGAATCACGTTTCATAGAAGATGGACAGATTAATGACACTTACAGAATTGATTTTGTGAAATCTCATTTAGTCTGGTTGAATAGAGCCATAAGTGAAGGTGCAAATTGTAAGGGATATCATATGTGGACATTCATGGATAATTGGTCTTGGATGAATGCCTATAAGAATAGATATGGATTTGTTTCTGTAGATATTAATACTATGGAAAGAACAATTAAACAAAGTGGAAAATGGTTTAAAGAAGTTGCTTCAAGTAATACTTTGTACGACTAA
- the nagE gene encoding N-acetylglucosamine-specific PTS transporter subunit IIBC — translation MKEYMQKFAQSLMLPISILPVAGLLLGIASFIDSGAINGKGNSVANFLANGGLAVIDNLPILFAVGLAFGMSKDKNGAAALSGLVSFLVVTNVLSPESMGKILHIAEKKVDLAFTGISNVFIGIICGLVTAAIYNRFKDTKLPTAFAFFSGKRLVPILSAATMLVISLALMFIWPPVYNGLVVFGEFISQLGPVGAGLYGLFNRLLLPFGLHHALNQVFWFDIAGINDIANFWSSNGEKGITGRYQAGLFPIMMFGLPAAALAIWKNAEKRNKKVVGSLMLTAAIASFVTGITEPLEFSFLVAAPMLFVIHAVLTGISLFIAATFHWTSGFTFSAGLIDYLLSLSIPIANKPLMLLVLGVIMGIAYFFIFDFAIRKFNLKTPGRDGLMPEAAKQDPSLEDDSNDATDSGNTKGVSNKTKLIYEAIGGNDNIQVIDHCATRLRLTLNDTNIVDQEKIKQSGALGNKVISDKNIQIIIGPDVQFTADELMKMQQNNN, via the coding sequence ATGAAGGAGTATATGCAAAAGTTTGCGCAATCACTCATGTTGCCGATTTCAATTTTGCCGGTTGCAGGATTGTTATTAGGTATTGCATCATTTATTGATTCAGGTGCAATTAATGGGAAAGGAAATAGTGTTGCGAACTTTTTAGCAAATGGTGGATTAGCAGTAATTGATAATTTACCTATATTATTTGCAGTCGGTTTGGCTTTCGGGATGTCAAAAGACAAAAATGGAGCAGCAGCATTAAGTGGACTTGTTTCATTTTTAGTTGTAACAAACGTTTTAAGCCCTGAATCAATGGGGAAGATTCTACATATTGCAGAAAAGAAAGTTGATTTAGCATTTACGGGAATAAGTAATGTATTTATAGGGATTATTTGTGGATTAGTAACGGCAGCAATATACAATAGATTTAAAGATACTAAATTACCAACAGCATTTGCATTCTTTAGTGGTAAACGTTTAGTACCCATTTTATCTGCAGCAACGATGCTCGTTATTTCATTAGCACTTATGTTCATTTGGCCACCAGTTTATAACGGATTAGTAGTCTTTGGTGAATTTATTTCTCAACTTGGGCCAGTCGGTGCTGGTTTATATGGACTATTTAACCGTTTATTATTACCATTCGGCTTACATCACGCATTAAACCAAGTATTCTGGTTTGATATTGCAGGTATTAATGACATCGCAAACTTCTGGTCTAGTAACGGTGAAAAAGGTATTACTGGTCGATATCAAGCAGGTCTATTCCCAATTATGATGTTTGGATTACCTGCAGCAGCATTAGCAATTTGGAAAAATGCTGAAAAACGTAATAAAAAAGTAGTCGGTTCTTTAATGTTAACAGCAGCAATTGCTTCATTTGTTACAGGTATTACAGAACCACTTGAATTTTCATTTTTAGTAGCAGCGCCAATGTTATTTGTCATTCACGCTGTGTTAACAGGTATTTCATTATTTATAGCAGCAACGTTCCACTGGACTTCAGGATTTACTTTTAGTGCAGGATTGATAGATTACTTATTGAGTTTAAGTATTCCAATTGCTAATAAACCTTTAATGTTATTAGTATTAGGTGTCATCATGGGAATTGCTTACTTCTTCATCTTTGACTTTGCGATTAGAAAGTTCAATTTAAAAACACCTGGTAGAGATGGATTAATGCCAGAAGCGGCTAAACAAGATCCAAGTCTTGAAGATGACAGCAATGATGCTACTGATTCTGGAAATACGAAAGGTGTTTCTAATAAAACAAAATTAATTTATGAAGCAATCGGCGGAAATGACAATATTCAAGTTATTGACCATTGTGCAACAAGACTTCGTTTAACATTGAATGATACAAACATTGTCGATCAAGAAAAAATTAAACAATCTGGAGCTTTAGGTAATAAAGTAATTAGTGATAAAAATATCCAAATTATTATAGGTCCAGATGTTCAATTTACAGCTGATGAATTAATGAAAATGCAACAAAATAATAATTAA
- a CDS encoding catalase, producing the protein MSNKKQDQLNEAKKNNDGKAMTTNNGVKVSEDENTLTVGERGPSLLEDFHFREKIMHFDHERIPERIVHARGFGAHGEFQVYKDLSEYTYADFLTHPEKTTPVFVRFSTVQGSKGSPDTVRDVRGFATKFYTDEGIFDLVGNDIPVFFIQDAIKFPDLIHAVKPEPHNEAPQGGSAHDTFWDFFAQNPESTHTATWAMSDRGIPKNFRQIEGFGVHTFRLVNKDGDSYFVKFHWKPLQGLESFVWDEAQILSGKDIDFHRKDLYESIEKGDYPEWELGLQIIKPEQEFDFDFDILDPTKIWPEDQIPVQKVGKMTLNQNVSNVFDETEQAAFHPGHIVPGLDFSNDPLLQGRLFSYTDTQISRLGGPNFNQIPINRPVNEVHNNQRDAMHQMNVNEGQVSYHKNALNNNDPHPTPKEEGGYEHYQEKVEGKKVRKRSESFKDYYSQPKLYLNSLTEDEYNHTVAGFSFEIGMCNSIMVKQNAVNQLNKVDRKLAEAVAKNVGVEVPEKNEEVQSDAKDSQLTMQRFDNPLPGHSVAVLVNGNIDVETLKSYAKTFNQNKLNYVFVGQYPESLSEDFGITETFNTAHPTLFDSLIVLSDGSDLNPAIEEFAELSYKHNKPLVISENAAKALKNSKLNLEAPGVFTSNDPKTIVQAFDKPRYWDR; encoded by the coding sequence TTGAGTAATAAAAAACAAGATCAATTGAACGAAGCGAAAAAGAACAATGATGGTAAAGCGATGACAACGAATAACGGCGTTAAGGTTAGTGAAGACGAGAATACTTTAACTGTGGGTGAACGTGGCCCTAGTTTATTAGAAGATTTTCATTTTAGAGAAAAAATAATGCACTTTGACCATGAGCGTATACCTGAACGTATTGTACATGCGAGAGGTTTTGGTGCACATGGTGAATTCCAAGTTTATAAAGATTTATCTGAGTATACTTATGCAGACTTTCTAACTCACCCTGAAAAAACGACTCCTGTTTTCGTAAGATTTTCTACTGTACAAGGTTCTAAAGGTTCTCCTGACACTGTAAGAGATGTGCGTGGCTTTGCTACAAAATTTTATACAGATGAAGGTATTTTTGATTTAGTTGGTAACGACATTCCAGTATTCTTCATACAAGATGCTATAAAATTCCCTGATTTAATTCACGCAGTAAAACCCGAACCTCATAACGAAGCGCCTCAAGGTGGTAGTGCTCATGATACTTTCTGGGATTTCTTCGCACAAAATCCGGAATCAACACATACTGCTACTTGGGCAATGAGTGACCGTGGTATACCTAAAAACTTCAGACAAATTGAAGGCTTTGGTGTACACACATTCCGTCTCGTTAATAAAGATGGAGATTCTTATTTTGTTAAATTCCACTGGAAACCACTACAAGGTTTAGAATCATTTGTATGGGATGAAGCACAAATCTTATCTGGTAAAGACATCGATTTCCATCGTAAAGACCTTTATGAATCTATTGAAAAAGGCGACTATCCTGAATGGGAATTAGGTTTACAAATCATTAAACCTGAACAAGAATTCGATTTTGATTTTGATATATTAGATCCAACTAAAATTTGGCCAGAAGATCAAATTCCTGTACAAAAAGTTGGTAAAATGACGCTTAATCAAAATGTAAGTAATGTATTTGATGAAACAGAACAAGCTGCTTTCCATCCTGGACACATCGTACCTGGTTTAGACTTTTCAAATGACCCATTGTTACAAGGTCGTTTATTCTCATATACAGATACGCAAATTTCTAGATTAGGCGGACCAAACTTTAATCAAATCCCAATTAATCGCCCTGTTAACGAAGTACACAATAACCAAAGAGACGCGATGCATCAAATGAACGTCAATGAAGGACAAGTTTCATATCATAAAAATGCCCTCAACAATAACGACCCACACCCTACACCAAAAGAAGAAGGCGGATATGAACATTATCAAGAAAAAGTTGAAGGTAAGAAAGTTAGAAAACGTAGCGAAAGTTTCAAAGACTATTATAGTCAGCCAAAACTTTATTTAAACAGTTTAACTGAAGATGAATATAATCATACCGTTGCTGGTTTTTCATTCGAAATCGGTATGTGCAACTCAATTATGGTTAAACAAAATGCCGTCAATCAATTAAATAAAGTTGATCGTAAATTAGCTGAAGCAGTCGCTAAAAATGTCGGTGTGGAAGTTCCAGAAAAAAACGAAGAAGTGCAATCTGACGCTAAAGATAGTCAATTAACAATGCAGAGATTTGATAACCCACTACCAGGACATTCTGTAGCAGTATTAGTAAACGGCAATATTGATGTAGAAACTTTAAAATCATATGCCAAAACATTCAATCAAAATAAATTAAACTATGTATTTGTTGGACAATATCCAGAAAGTCTATCAGAAGACTTCGGTATTACAGAAACATTCAATACAGCACACCCAACACTTTTCGATAGTTTAATCGTATTATCAGACGGAAGTGACCTTAACCCAGCAATAGAAGAATTCGCAGAGCTCAGTTATAAACACAACAAACCATTAGTTATAAGCGAAAACGCAGCAAAAGCACTGAAAAATTCGAAACTGAACCTAGAAGCACCAGGCGTATTCACTTCCAACGATCCAAAAACAATAGTACAAGCCTTTGACAAACCAAGATATTGGGACAGATAA
- a CDS encoding BglG family transcription antiterminator, producing the protein METRHLNIVKILYEHQHEYMNSDAIAKLLGLSSKTIRSHIKVINETSNEYGFSIIIKKSKGYQLYIMEEGLFNYFLNERFLKDENLNFNNQDSRIRYIMKKLLLDNHYTKLESLSESMFVSVGTLKNDMNEIRKILSQYEIEVVSRPNYGMKIIGKEFQIRYAIAQFLLNNQHVNIGFTEADIKSVKLYLINLLSKYKIEIPEVKLDNLVTHINIAIVRIRNELMIEQQFQIDDQLLPEELSKFFEDMIHFIEERFDLSLPDKEMDYLYIHFVTTGIMNEVTNIPENKMIQTMIRHMLNHIQRIFYLDLTTDTALEKNLYLHLCTSINRYKYKMNIRNPMLNEIKQNYPFAFDIGLVASKMIEKDLKVQISESEIGYLALHFEMALNRIETDKGKLNVILVCNSGLTSSQLIKYKLMQNFGNQIQITEIIELYNIDKANIEQSDLIISTVPINDTVDLPVLYVNPIVSQQDSDKIQRYIDLKDSNHSNEMIEIIELKTQINNKEDLLNHLKIQLQKRDLIHEGFLESVVEREKHASTAYGNLVAIPHPVLPLAKQTFIFIISMEKPIAWDEKEVQIVFCLGLKKNTTINLEKMYQNLTDIINDYNKVLKLIEAGTEEAFHKVFSL; encoded by the coding sequence ATGGAAACCAGACACCTCAACATTGTCAAAATATTATATGAACACCAACATGAATATATGAATAGTGATGCAATAGCAAAGTTATTGGGCTTATCTTCAAAGACAATCCGTTCACATATTAAAGTTATTAATGAGACGAGTAATGAGTATGGATTCTCAATCATAATTAAAAAGTCAAAAGGATATCAGCTTTATATTATGGAAGAAGGTTTGTTTAATTATTTTTTAAATGAACGATTTTTGAAAGATGAAAATTTAAATTTTAATAATCAAGACAGCAGAATTCGATATATTATGAAAAAATTATTGCTTGATAATCATTATACAAAACTCGAATCTTTAAGTGAGAGCATGTTTGTTAGTGTTGGAACTTTGAAAAATGACATGAATGAAATTAGAAAAATACTATCTCAATATGAAATAGAAGTTGTAAGTCGCCCAAACTATGGTATGAAAATAATAGGCAAAGAATTTCAAATAAGGTATGCGATTGCACAGTTTTTATTAAATAATCAACATGTGAACATAGGGTTTACAGAGGCGGATATAAAGAGTGTTAAATTATATCTTATAAACCTACTAAGCAAGTATAAAATTGAAATTCCAGAAGTTAAACTGGATAATCTTGTGACACATATCAACATAGCAATTGTAAGAATAAGAAACGAACTTATGATAGAACAGCAATTTCAAATTGATGATCAACTTTTACCAGAAGAGTTAAGTAAGTTTTTTGAAGATATGATACATTTTATTGAGGAACGATTTGATTTATCTTTACCAGATAAAGAAATGGATTATTTGTATATTCATTTCGTTACGACAGGTATTATGAATGAAGTAACGAATATTCCTGAAAACAAAATGATTCAGACTATGATCAGACATATGTTAAATCATATTCAGCGCATTTTCTATTTAGATTTAACTACAGATACAGCACTCGAGAAAAACTTGTATTTGCATTTATGTACATCTATTAATAGGTACAAATATAAAATGAATATAAGAAATCCGATGCTAAACGAGATAAAGCAAAATTATCCATTTGCTTTTGATATAGGACTAGTAGCGAGTAAAATGATAGAAAAAGATTTAAAAGTACAAATATCAGAAAGTGAGATAGGGTATTTGGCACTTCATTTCGAAATGGCTTTAAATCGTATTGAAACAGATAAAGGGAAATTGAATGTTATACTCGTATGCAACTCAGGGTTAACAAGTTCCCAACTGATCAAATATAAACTGATGCAGAATTTTGGCAATCAAATTCAAATAACGGAAATAATAGAACTATATAATATTGATAAAGCAAATATTGAACAATCTGATTTGATTATTTCAACCGTACCAATTAATGATACGGTGGATCTACCTGTGTTATACGTCAATCCTATCGTATCGCAACAAGACTCTGATAAGATACAAAGGTATATAGATTTAAAAGATTCCAATCATTCAAATGAAATGATCGAAATAATAGAACTGAAAACACAAATAAATAATAAAGAAGATTTATTAAACCATTTAAAAATACAATTACAAAAACGTGATTTAATTCATGAAGGATTTTTAGAAAGTGTTGTAGAAAGAGAAAAACACGCTTCAACAGCTTATGGGAATTTAGTAGCCATACCTCACCCAGTGTTGCCTTTAGCAAAACAAACATTCATATTTATAATTAGTATGGAAAAACCAATTGCATGGGATGAAAAAGAAGTCCAAATTGTATTTTGCCTAGGTTTAAAAAAGAATACAACAATCAATTTAGAAAAAATGTATCAAAACTTAACTGATATCATTAATGACTATAATAAAGTACTAAAGTTGATAGAAGCGGGAACAGAAGAAGCATTTCATAAAGTCTTTTCACTATAA
- the celB gene encoding PTS cellobiose transporter subunit IIC gives MQSTFMDKLEDVLLPIADKLNNNKYLASLRDGFMIALPLIIFGSIFVVIANFPFLDKLLSESQFTAWQNAVGPASAATLSIMGLFVIIGIGYKLTERNGLEGIYGAVTALSAVLILTPQVVGKTEGVIPTEILGAKGMFLGIIVSIITSELYSFFTKKDITIKMPKGVPDQVSKSFSALLPVAFTLTIFLVVRILIAFTPFDTLQNLIYTIVQEPLTALGKGLPATIVAVLFIQIFWFFGLHGQIIVNTVFDPIWYSLNNENFEAFQKGLELPNIITKQFIDTFLVGMGGTGGTLAVVIGIYLICRSKQNKEIAKLGTPASIFNVNEPILFGLPIIMNPLVIIPWIISPVVITIVSYSAMYIGVVPKPSGVIVPWTTPIFISGYLATGNAWQGAALQLVNLFITFIIWWPFLKLLDKNYLRQEKEK, from the coding sequence ATGCAAAGTACTTTTATGGATAAGTTAGAAGATGTATTACTGCCAATAGCGGATAAATTAAATAACAATAAATATTTAGCTTCATTACGTGACGGCTTTATGATTGCATTACCATTAATTATATTTGGTTCTATTTTTGTAGTAATAGCAAACTTTCCTTTTTTAGATAAATTGCTATCTGAAAGTCAGTTTACGGCATGGCAAAATGCTGTAGGTCCTGCTTCTGCAGCGACACTCTCTATTATGGGGCTATTCGTCATTATTGGAATAGGATATAAATTGACTGAACGGAATGGTTTAGAAGGTATTTATGGAGCTGTGACTGCTTTAAGTGCCGTCCTGATTCTAACACCACAAGTAGTAGGGAAAACTGAAGGTGTGATACCGACAGAAATATTAGGTGCTAAAGGTATGTTCTTAGGTATTATCGTATCTATTATTACTTCTGAGTTATATAGTTTCTTCACGAAAAAAGATATTACGATAAAAATGCCTAAAGGCGTACCTGATCAAGTTTCTAAATCTTTTAGTGCATTACTGCCAGTAGCTTTTACATTAACAATATTTCTAGTCGTTAGAATATTAATTGCATTTACACCTTTTGATACATTGCAAAATTTAATATATACGATTGTTCAAGAACCTTTGACGGCTTTAGGTAAAGGTTTACCAGCTACAATTGTAGCAGTCTTATTTATTCAAATATTCTGGTTCTTTGGACTACATGGACAAATTATTGTGAATACTGTATTTGATCCTATTTGGTATTCACTTAATAATGAAAACTTTGAGGCATTCCAAAAAGGATTGGAGTTGCCAAATATTATAACTAAACAATTTATAGATACATTTTTAGTAGGAATGGGCGGTACTGGTGGAACGCTAGCTGTTGTTATTGGAATTTACTTAATTTGTAGAAGTAAACAGAATAAAGAAATCGCAAAACTTGGAACGCCAGCATCAATATTTAATGTAAATGAACCTATTTTATTTGGTTTACCAATTATTATGAATCCATTAGTTATAATTCCATGGATTATATCTCCCGTTGTTATCACAATCGTTAGTTATTCAGCTATGTATATTGGTGTAGTACCGAAACCTTCAGGCGTCATCGTACCATGGACCACACCGATATTTATAAGCGGTTATTTAGCGACAGGAAATGCTTGGCAAGGAGCGGCGCTACAGTTAGTTAATTTATTCATTACATTTATTATTTGGTGGCCATTTTTAAAACTATTAGATAAAAACTATTTAAGACAAGAAAAAGAAAAATAA
- a CDS encoding PTS lactose/cellobiose transporter subunit IIA, translated as MATTINEKAFQIILYGGNGRSSAMEAIQCAKERNFEEAEALIKEAEQEINKAHKYQTELLQNEAKGTESELNLLLIHSQDHLMNAITVKDLANEMIDLYKEMKS; from the coding sequence ATGGCAACCACAATTAACGAGAAAGCATTTCAAATAATATTATATGGTGGCAATGGTCGCTCAAGTGCTATGGAAGCAATACAATGTGCAAAAGAAAGGAATTTTGAAGAAGCAGAAGCACTTATTAAAGAAGCAGAACAAGAAATCAATAAAGCTCATAAATATCAGACTGAGTTACTTCAAAATGAAGCAAAGGGTACAGAAAGTGAATTGAATTTATTACTTATACATTCTCAAGATCATTTGATGAATGCAATAACGGTTAAGGATTTAGCTAACGAAATGATAGATTTATATAAGGAGATGAAGTCATGA